Proteins from a single region of Plasmodium brasilianum strain Bolivian I chromosome 13, whole genome shotgun sequence:
- a CDS encoding hypothetical protein (conserved Plasmodium protein), with protein sequence MNRDKLEKQRLMQRNEKHIKNYVTDNVIKDIKCKDDDKLYLRKDEAAYENYKIREKEKINSYIRIENRRRENLCRNENRWQMAELKAQKEVDKTNRLQQMPFKSEKNKSKCNHDIINHEYTNYEESIKLEKKKMYGSAA encoded by the exons ATGAATAGAGATAAATTAGAAAAGCAGAGACTAATGCAAAGGAATGAAAAGCATATCAAAAATTACGTCACtgataatgtaataaaagatataaagtGCAAAGATGACG aCAAGTTGTACTTAAGGAAGGATGAGGCAGCCTATGAAAACTACAAAATCAGagagaaggaaaaaataaattcatatattagaATAGAAAATAGGAG GAGGGAAAACCTTTGCAGGAACGAGAACAGATGGCAAATGGCAGAACTCAAAGCTCAA aaagaagtaGACAAAACAAATAGATTACAGCAAATGCCTTTTAAAagcgaaaaaaataagtctaa GTGCAATCATGACATTATAAATCATGAATACACAAATTATGAAGAGTCTAtcaaattagaaaaaaaaaaaatgtacggATCAGCAGCATGA
- a CDS encoding ubiquitin-conjugating enzyme E2 — protein MALKRITKELQDLNKDPPTNCSAGPIGDDLFFWQATIMGPGDSPYENGVYFLNIKFPPDYPFKPPKIIFTTKIYHPNINTAGAICLDILKDQWSPALTISKVLLSISSLLTDPNADDPLVPEIAHVYKTDRTKYHQTAKAWTQKYAQ, from the exons ATGGcgttaaaaagaataacaaag GAATTGCAAGACTTGAACAAGGACCCCCCAACGAATTGCTCGGCGGGCCCAATAGGAGatgacctttttttttggcaaGCAACAATTATGGGACCGGGGGATAG tCCCTATGAAAACGGTGTATACTTTTTGAACATCAAGTTTCCTCCTGACTATCCTTTCAAGCCAccaaaa ATAATTTTTACCACGAAAATTTACCATCCCAATATAAACACGGCAGGAGCTATATGCCTCGACATTTTAAAAGATCAGTGGAGCCCTGCCCTAACCATATCAAAAGTATTACTGTCCATCTCGTCATTGTTAACGGATCCCAATGCAG ACGATCCCCTAGTACCGGAAATAGCGCATGTATACAAAACAGACAGAACAAAATATCATCAAACTGCGAAGGCATGGACCCAGAAATACGCACAATGA